CGCAGATCATCCTGATCCAGGAGCTGTTCGAGGCGCCGTACTTCTGCCAGAAGCCAAACCCGGACTACCTGCAACTGGCGACGACGGTGGAAGAAAACCTCGCGATCAAACATTTCCAGAAGATCGCCAAAGAGCTACAAGTGGTGCTGCCGATCAGCTTCTACGAGCTGGCCGGCCGCGCGCGTTTCAACAGCATCGCGATCATCGATGCCGACGGCAGCAACCTCGGGATTTATCGTAAAAGCCACATCCCGGATGGCCCGGGTTATCACGAGAAGTATTACTTCAACCCGGGCGACACCGGTTTCAAAGTGTGGAACACCCGTTACGCGAAAATCGGCGTGGGCATCTGCTGGGATCAGTGGTTCCCTGAAGCTGCACGCAGCATGGCGCTGCAAGGTGCAGAAATCCTTTTCTACCCAACCGCCATCGGCAGCGAGCCGCACGACAAGACCATCTCGTCCCGCGATCACTGGCAGCGCGTACAACAGGGCCACGCCGGCGCCAACCTGATGCCGCTGATCGCCAGCAACCGCATCGGCAACGAAGAACAGGACGGCTATGACATCACGTTCTACGGCTCGTCGTTCATCGCCAACCAGTTCGGCGAAAAAGTGCAGGAGCTGAATAAAACCGAAGAAGGTATTCTTGTGCACACTTTCAACCTCGACGAGCTCGAACACATTCGCAGCGCGTGGGGTTCATTCCGTGACCGCCGTCCGAACCTGTACGGTGCGTTGAAAACCCTCGACGGTTCCCTGGAGTCCTGATCCCGATGACCACCTTGAAAAGTACCCCGCGTGCCGACGGCTTTCACATGCCGGCCGAGTGGGCGCCGCAAACGCAGACCTGGATGATCTGGCCCGAGCGCCCGGACAACTGGCGTCTGGGCGGCAAACCGGCGCAAGCCGCACACGCCGCGGTGGCCAAAGCCATCGCGCGTTTTGAACCGGTAACCGTGGCCGTGTCCGCCGGCCAATATGAAAACGCCCGTGCACGCCTCGACGTGCCGAATATCCGCGTGGTCGAAATGTCCAGCGATGACGCCTGGGTACGTGACAGCGGCCCGACCTTCGTCATCAACAACAGCGGCGAAGTGCGCGGTGTGAACTGGGACTTCAACGCCTGGGGCGGTTTCGACGGCGGTCTGTACTCGCCGTGGAACCGTGATTCGCAGGTCGGCGGCAAGATCCTCGAGATCGAGCGCAGCTCGCGTTATCGCACTGAAGGTTTTGTGCTTGAAGGCGGTTCGATTCACGTCGATGGCGAAGGCACGCTGATCACCACCGAAGAGTGTTTGCTGAACCGCAATCGCAACCCGCATCTGGGCCGCGAAGAAATCGAAGCGGTACTCAGCGCCAATCTGTCTGTGGATAAAATCATCTGGCTGCCGGATGGTTTGTTCAACGACGAAACCGACGGCCATGTGGATAACTTCTGCTGCTACGTGCGTCCGGGCGAAGTGTTGTTGGCGTGGACTGACGATCCGCAGGATCCGAACTACCCGCGCTGCCAGGCGGCGATGAAAGTCCTGCAAAGCAGCACCGACGCCAAGGGTCGCCCGTTCACGGTGCACAAAATGCCGATTCCGGGTCCGCTCTACGCGACCGAAGAAGAGTGCGCCGGTGTCGATCCGGTAGACGGCACGCAAGAACGCAATCCGTCTGTGCGCCTGGCCGGTTCCTACGTGAACTTCCTGATCGTCAATGGCGGCATCATCGCGCCGAGCTTCGACGATCCAATGGATGCGCCGGCCAAGGAAATCCTGCAGAAGCTGTTCCCGCAGCACGAAGTGGTGATGGTGCCAGGTCGTGAACTGTTACTGGGTGGCGGCAATATCCACTGCCTTACCCAACAGCAACCCGCGCCGCACAAAGATTGAGTTGAGTCGTAACAGCTTGAGTTGATTAATAAATCAGCCGGGCAATGATTAGCTCACTATGCATGCACAGAAGCCCGCAGCCCGGTTGGACTGCGGGCTTCTTTGTATCCGCTTGTCGACAAATCAGAAACCTTGGCATAGCTCTTGTATTCATCACCCGTGCACTAGGGAGGGGGGAGAACTTCAACAGTTCTGTCATAAACCTTGGATAACTTAGCCGCTCATGAACGGGGAGAGAGCGCTGAAATGAACGCCGAAGTGAACGTAGTCAGCGAGCGGACGTTGC
This region of Pseudomonas sp. R84 genomic DNA includes:
- the aguA gene encoding agmatine deiminase → MTTLKSTPRADGFHMPAEWAPQTQTWMIWPERPDNWRLGGKPAQAAHAAVAKAIARFEPVTVAVSAGQYENARARLDVPNIRVVEMSSDDAWVRDSGPTFVINNSGEVRGVNWDFNAWGGFDGGLYSPWNRDSQVGGKILEIERSSRYRTEGFVLEGGSIHVDGEGTLITTEECLLNRNRNPHLGREEIEAVLSANLSVDKIIWLPDGLFNDETDGHVDNFCCYVRPGEVLLAWTDDPQDPNYPRCQAAMKVLQSSTDAKGRPFTVHKMPIPGPLYATEEECAGVDPVDGTQERNPSVRLAGSYVNFLIVNGGIIAPSFDDPMDAPAKEILQKLFPQHEVVMVPGRELLLGGGNIHCLTQQQPAPHKD
- the aguB gene encoding N-carbamoylputrescine amidase, which produces MSRIVTVAATQMACSWDLQANLEIAERLVREAAAKGAQIILIQELFEAPYFCQKPNPDYLQLATTVEENLAIKHFQKIAKELQVVLPISFYELAGRARFNSIAIIDADGSNLGIYRKSHIPDGPGYHEKYYFNPGDTGFKVWNTRYAKIGVGICWDQWFPEAARSMALQGAEILFYPTAIGSEPHDKTISSRDHWQRVQQGHAGANLMPLIASNRIGNEEQDGYDITFYGSSFIANQFGEKVQELNKTEEGILVHTFNLDELEHIRSAWGSFRDRRPNLYGALKTLDGSLES